One window from the genome of Ammoniphilus sp. CFH 90114 encodes:
- a CDS encoding DUF2512 family protein → MTGLWMKLIICPLVIFLVDWMTGEVYYPMFFQALLVGLVLAAAGHAMEVMWLKRGRLWVMTILDFFASAAIVFFSQFVLPGAFVTIIGALIAASFLAITEYFTHRWLIQRGMTEKAA, encoded by the coding sequence ATGACTGGCCTTTGGATGAAGCTTATTATTTGTCCCCTGGTTATCTTTTTAGTTGATTGGATGACGGGGGAAGTCTATTACCCGATGTTCTTTCAAGCTCTATTAGTCGGCCTCGTTCTTGCTGCCGCTGGACATGCAATGGAAGTGATGTGGTTAAAAAGAGGACGCCTTTGGGTAATGACAATTCTTGATTTCTTTGCTAGTGCGGCCATCGTATTTTTTAGTCAATTTGTGTTACCAGGAGCGTTTGTAACGATCATAGGAGCTCTTATCGCTGCTTCTTTCTTAGCCATTACGGAATACTTTACGCACCGTTGGCTTATTCAACGAGGAATGACAGAAAAAGCTGCGTAG
- a CDS encoding EAL domain-containing protein: MSICSACFNPELIYQIRFDGVHNTSFIPQLLNYLRREKALIEAQAEVVHLKEHALLDLIDFCRDHMDLEYIFFRVDNQDWKPLIEAQAVYENQWIDDIIREGQVTSYFQPIVNQEEQVVAYELLSRFYGQDGNLRSPGEVFKAAKKRNRLYAIDRLCRMTAVRNSARINVMAFINFLPTSIYSPSHCLQSTIRLAEELGVKPTNLVFEVVESEKVDDIEHLKSILTYYKKQGFQYALDDVGEGFSTIELLRELSPGYMKLDMKYVHGVASDSMKQLMAKRLLKAAQEIGSVPLAEGIETREDFLWLRDVGFELFQGYLFGKPLPQPLPS; this comes from the coding sequence ATGTCCATTTGTTCAGCCTGTTTCAACCCAGAACTCATCTATCAGATTCGATTTGATGGCGTTCACAATACCTCGTTTATCCCTCAGTTATTGAACTATCTTCGACGAGAAAAAGCTTTAATTGAAGCCCAAGCTGAGGTTGTCCACCTAAAAGAACATGCATTATTGGATCTTATCGATTTCTGTCGTGACCATATGGACCTTGAGTATATCTTCTTTCGTGTTGATAATCAGGACTGGAAACCGCTTATTGAGGCGCAAGCCGTTTATGAAAATCAATGGATTGATGATATTATACGTGAAGGACAAGTCACCTCTTATTTTCAGCCTATTGTCAATCAAGAGGAACAAGTCGTAGCCTACGAGCTTCTATCACGCTTCTATGGACAAGATGGCAACTTAAGATCTCCCGGTGAAGTTTTCAAAGCGGCAAAGAAGAGAAATCGTCTCTATGCTATAGACCGATTGTGCCGCATGACTGCAGTGCGAAATTCTGCCAGAATCAACGTAATGGCCTTTATTAACTTCCTGCCTACTTCTATATACTCACCCTCCCACTGCTTACAGTCTACAATCCGCTTAGCTGAGGAACTAGGGGTTAAACCAACGAACCTCGTCTTCGAGGTTGTGGAAAGTGAGAAGGTAGATGACATTGAACATCTAAAGTCGATTCTAACCTATTACAAGAAGCAAGGATTTCAATATGCACTTGACGATGTGGGGGAAGGATTTAGTACGATAGAATTGCTTAGGGAGTTATCACCTGGATATATGAAGCTGGATATGAAATACGTCCACGGCGTAGCAAGCGATTCAATGAAGCAGCTGATGGCCAAACGTCTACTGAAAGCCGCCCAAGAAATCGGTTCCGTCCCTCTTGCCGAAGGAATTGAGACTCGAGAAGACTTCTTATGGTTAAGAGATGTTGGTTTTGAATTATTCCAAGGCTATCTGTTTGGTAAGCCATTACCACAGCCCCTCCCGTCATAA
- the glmS gene encoding glutamine--fructose-6-phosphate transaminase (isomerizing), with product MSGIVGYIGKRNAQPILLDSLEHLDYRGYDSAGIAISNGTTIEKRRSVGRVKDLRTCILREPIPSGTIGIGHTRWATHGTPSVQNSHPLTGCDDRFLVVHNGIIENYTALKRSLKKQGHVFKTDTDTEVIPHLLEQYDTGDFETTVQAILPLLRGSFALAMMSREHPNMIIAVSQDNPLIIGFGKGEAYLASDIPALLPYTREFYPIKNNEMAILTLGKVQLKTYDGISVEPKRVTVDWNVQDVLFPDQDHHMLKEILEQTKAVEETLKGRLTPVGVKLPEIEAPWSKERVQNISKIHIVASGTSYHAGIIGKKVLEQLLQIPVQVSFSSEFRDDHPPLDDRDLIIVLSQSGETADTLSALREAKRFGCPVIAITNTVGSTISRKADNTLYTKAGPELAVASTKAYTSQLTVMMLLALWLEQQIRDTHDEYSQALLESLTRLPMDIDSTLIMTKDAIDQLAQITYDQEHLFLIGRGLDYVLALEGALKLQEVAYIHADAYAAGEMKHGTMALITPGVPVIALATQTHLMDKVISNIKEVKARDAFVIGITKIGEDLLTEEVDQVLYIPETHPFLMPILAAIPLQLLAYYSGTVRGHDVDRPRNLAKSLTVE from the coding sequence TTGAGCGGAATTGTTGGATATATAGGGAAACGCAATGCACAGCCGATCCTCCTAGATAGCTTGGAGCATTTAGATTACAGAGGATATGATTCGGCCGGTATTGCGATCTCTAATGGAACAACCATTGAAAAAAGAAGATCTGTAGGACGGGTTAAGGATCTTCGTACGTGTATACTTAGGGAACCCATCCCGTCAGGAACGATTGGGATTGGTCACACGAGGTGGGCGACACATGGGACCCCTTCTGTTCAGAACTCCCATCCTCTGACCGGTTGCGATGATCGTTTTCTCGTTGTTCATAATGGAATCATTGAGAATTATACCGCATTAAAAAGAAGTTTAAAGAAACAAGGGCATGTTTTTAAGACAGATACGGACACTGAGGTGATTCCTCATCTATTGGAGCAATATGATACAGGCGACTTTGAGACGACGGTACAGGCTATTCTTCCTTTACTTAGAGGCTCGTTCGCTTTAGCTATGATGTCGCGCGAACACCCTAATATGATCATCGCTGTTTCCCAAGATAATCCTTTAATTATTGGATTTGGTAAAGGTGAAGCTTATTTAGCGTCCGATATTCCAGCTTTGCTTCCTTATACACGAGAATTTTATCCTATTAAGAATAACGAAATGGCGATACTGACTTTGGGAAAAGTACAGTTGAAAACCTATGATGGGATCAGTGTGGAGCCGAAACGAGTTACCGTGGATTGGAATGTTCAGGATGTCTTGTTCCCTGATCAAGATCACCATATGTTAAAGGAAATCTTAGAGCAAACGAAGGCGGTTGAAGAAACATTAAAGGGACGCCTAACACCTGTGGGGGTGAAACTTCCTGAGATAGAAGCTCCTTGGAGTAAAGAGCGAGTCCAGAATATCAGCAAGATTCATATTGTAGCGAGCGGTACTTCTTACCATGCCGGTATTATTGGGAAAAAGGTGTTAGAACAGTTATTACAGATTCCTGTTCAGGTTTCCTTTTCTTCCGAGTTCCGAGATGATCATCCCCCGCTAGATGACAGGGATTTGATCATTGTCCTCAGTCAATCGGGTGAAACGGCCGATACCCTTTCTGCTCTGAGGGAGGCTAAGCGCTTTGGTTGTCCTGTCATTGCCATTACGAATACCGTTGGAAGTACGATATCGAGGAAGGCGGACAATACCCTTTATACGAAGGCAGGACCGGAGCTCGCAGTAGCTTCTACGAAGGCCTATACATCCCAACTCACAGTCATGATGCTGCTAGCTCTGTGGTTAGAGCAACAAATACGGGATACGCATGACGAGTATTCTCAAGCCTTGTTAGAATCCTTGACTCGGCTGCCAATGGATATTGATTCAACTTTAATCATGACTAAAGACGCCATAGATCAGTTAGCACAGATTACGTATGATCAGGAGCACCTTTTTCTTATCGGACGCGGACTTGATTATGTACTAGCATTAGAAGGTGCCTTGAAGTTGCAGGAGGTTGCCTATATTCACGCTGATGCTTATGCTGCGGGGGAAATGAAGCATGGTACCATGGCCTTGATTACTCCAGGTGTTCCCGTCATCGCGTTAGCCACGCAAACCCACTTGATGGATAAAGTGATAAGCAATATTAAAGAAGTTAAAGCCAGGGATGCCTTTGTCATCGGGATTACGAAGATCGGGGAGGACTTATTAACTGAAGAAGTAGATCAGGTCTTATATATTCCAGAGACCCATCCCTTCCTCATGCCCATCCTTGCTGCCATTCCCCTTCAATTACTAGCTTATTATTCTGGTACGGTACGCGGACATGATGTGGATCGCCCAAGAAATCTAGCGAAGTCTCTTACGGTGGAGTAG
- a CDS encoding YheC/YheD family protein gives MAKTYKSKWHKFKLLKKCRHLSSTLPSTKPFSKKRLWKMLKKHRELVLKPVGTKGGEGILQLTSIGNDRYKIHYEDRQKKMRGKKAAIREIFKRMKGNSYIIQQKIQLATIHDRPFDLRVMVQRGKRTPWKVTGKLAKWAGKGYLVTNIKRSKGKVLSLKQAIQQSSVKTKNKQKLSSKIHDIALSSAKCLTKSYRWLRTVGMDMGIDHKGKIWIIEANFAPDITLFLKLKNKKMFHRIRAMEREV, from the coding sequence ATGGCCAAGACTTATAAAAGTAAATGGCATAAATTTAAACTTCTTAAGAAGTGCCGCCACCTCTCCTCTACCCTTCCCAGTACAAAGCCCTTCTCCAAAAAAAGACTCTGGAAGATGCTAAAAAAACATAGAGAACTTGTCCTAAAGCCTGTCGGGACAAAAGGAGGAGAAGGTATTCTGCAGCTTACATCCATCGGCAACGATCGTTATAAAATTCATTATGAAGACAGGCAGAAAAAAATGAGAGGCAAAAAGGCCGCCATACGGGAAATTTTCAAAAGAATGAAAGGTAACTCTTATATTATCCAACAAAAAATTCAGCTCGCAACGATCCATGATAGGCCTTTTGATTTGCGTGTCATGGTTCAAAGAGGAAAGCGGACACCGTGGAAAGTTACGGGCAAGCTAGCCAAATGGGCAGGAAAAGGCTATCTCGTAACCAATATTAAAAGAAGTAAGGGAAAGGTGCTTTCTCTAAAGCAAGCCATCCAGCAATCATCGGTGAAAACGAAAAACAAACAGAAACTTTCTTCAAAGATCCATGATATTGCTTTATCTTCTGCCAAATGTCTAACGAAGTCATATCGTTGGCTGCGAACAGTAGGTATGGATATGGGGATAGATCACAAAGGGAAGATCTGGATTATTGAGGCAAACTTTGCACCTGACATCACCCTATTCCTTAAGTTGAAAAACAAAAAAATGTTCCACCGAATTCGAGCTATGGAGAGAGAAGTATAA
- a CDS encoding 50S ribosomal protein L11 methyltransferase: protein MLHEFSLEIPYAEVDEAIEKLNAVGIYYISYDAPIELVTTDNGYDFTENQDAVINLMIYAEDDGLETQPAYYLEILPEVLGVGEEQIRYQLLLTDSWQQPFEDVNLGNGWIIGLPDHEKSTTSSHQYLWFDPQGAFGTGLHGTTQDCLTIILKHDFRGQSAADLGTGSGILSIAAAVKGATAIQAIDIERVEREIQYNANLNGVTCIRVEQADLLEGEYRVSPSYDWIFINIGGDEAVQMMKRHNLLEGYQGNLLISGLVEWNAGEVVTLLEKFGFRLMERLQSNEWVTIHFIK from the coding sequence ATGTTGCACGAATTTAGCCTTGAGATTCCCTACGCTGAGGTGGATGAAGCGATAGAAAAACTGAATGCGGTCGGAATTTATTACATTTCTTACGATGCTCCCATTGAGTTAGTAACAACGGATAATGGCTACGATTTTACAGAGAATCAAGACGCGGTGATTAATCTGATGATTTATGCAGAGGATGACGGTTTAGAAACACAGCCTGCTTACTATCTGGAGATCCTACCCGAAGTACTTGGGGTTGGGGAGGAACAGATCCGTTACCAGCTTCTGTTAACCGATTCATGGCAGCAGCCCTTCGAGGATGTCAACTTAGGAAACGGTTGGATCATTGGCTTGCCTGACCATGAAAAGAGCACGACTTCAAGTCATCAGTATTTATGGTTTGATCCACAAGGAGCTTTCGGTACAGGTCTGCATGGTACGACTCAGGATTGTCTGACTATCATATTAAAGCATGACTTCAGAGGTCAATCCGCTGCCGACCTTGGGACGGGTTCGGGAATCCTAAGCATTGCTGCTGCGGTTAAGGGAGCTACGGCCATTCAAGCCATAGATATTGAGCGGGTTGAACGGGAGATCCAGTATAACGCCAATCTAAATGGCGTAACATGTATTAGAGTGGAACAAGCAGACTTGCTTGAAGGTGAGTATAGAGTAAGCCCTTCCTATGACTGGATCTTTATTAATATTGGAGGAGATGAAGCTGTTCAAATGATGAAAAGGCATAACCTCCTAGAGGGGTATCAAGGAAATTTACTAATATCCGGTCTCGTAGAATGGAACGCGGGGGAAGTCGTTACATTGCTCGAAAAGTTTGGGTTTCGTTTGATGGAGAGATTGCAGTCCAATGAATGGGTAACAATACACTTCATAAAATAA